A window of Odocoileus virginianus isolate 20LAN1187 ecotype Illinois chromosome 22, Ovbor_1.2, whole genome shotgun sequence contains these coding sequences:
- the ADNP2 gene encoding activity-dependent neuroprotector homeobox protein 2 has protein sequence MFQIPVENLDNIRKVRKKVKRILVDVGLDRCKELLKDLKGFDPGEKYFYNTSWGDISLWEPSGKKLRYRTKPYCCSLCKYSTKVLTSFKNHLHRYHEDEIDQELVIPCPNCVFSSQPRVVGRHFRMFHAPARKVQNYTVNILGETKSSRSDVISFTCLKCNFSNTLYYSMKKHVLVAHFHYLINSYFGLRTEEVGEHPGADDTLCAEKLLTSDRYYCKKCNANASSQDALMYHILTSDIHRDLENKLRSVISEHIKKTGLLKQMHIAPKPATHVAIPPNSSAPGIPASSPCYHLALPQNGQSQTVVQPVQGAAPPSTVAAGAVGSVTHSPPAVAQPHVTLVSSPLPVGQSSLTLPRSTPQPVFLSHGVPLSQAANPPVLPLSQPVGPVSKSVGTSVLPINQTIRPGVLPLSQPVGPISRPVGPGVLSVNRPVGSGVLPVNPSVTPGVLQAVSPGVISVSRTVPSGVLPAGQVTPAGVIPSGQTATSGVLPAGQVVQSGVLPIGQTAPSGALPTGLTVPLRVLPPGQVVPPGLLPPNQTVSSAVLPVNQGINSGVLQLSQQVMSGVLPVGQPVRPGVLQLNQSVNTNILPANQTIRPGASPNTTFLTSGSILRQLIPTGKQVNGIPTYTLAPVSVTLPVPPGSVATVAPPQMPIQLLQSGTAAQMASSMAGMPSPPVVVNATQSMFVQASSSVAEANQVLKQAKQWKTCPVCNELFPSNVYQVHMEVAHKHSESKAADKLEPEKLAACAPFLKWMREKTVRCLSCKCLVSEEELIHHLLMHGLGCLFCPCTFHDIRGLSEHSRTMHLGKKKLPMDYSNKGFQLDIDANGNLLFPHLDFITILPREELGEREVYLAILAGIHSKSLVPVYIKVRPQAEGASGRPGKQVLTCPFCFGTFVTTEAYELHLKERHHITPTVHTILKSPAFKCIHCCGVYTGNMTLAAIAIHLLRCRSAPKDSSPDLQGQPSLLENSELLLVNGEVIHDTSFSVKRKLPDGHSGVEDQRDGAEPPVVIDADTDPAPEKAVSAAPVKRQRSEGRTEGPPVSDDALQILALNPKKYEDRSYEDKKQFLRDYFHKRPYPSKKEIELLSSLLWVWKIDVASFFGKRRYICMKAIKNHKPSVLLGFDMSELKNVKHRLNFEHEPQNL, from the exons GACCTTAAAGGCTTTGACCCAGGAGAGAAGTACTTTTATAACACATCATGGGGAGATATTTCTCTGTGGGAACCTTCTGGAAAGAAACtg agataTCGAACAAAACCATACTGTTGCAGCCTCTGTAAATACTCCACAAAAGTGCTTACTTCATTCAAAAATCATTTACATCGTTACCATGAAGATGAAATTGACCAAGAGCTGGTGATCCCTTGCCCAAACTGCGTGTTTTCCTCTCAACCCAGAGTTGTGGGAAGGCACTTCAGAATGTTTCATGCACCTGCTCGGAAAGTCCAGAATTACACAGTGAATATTTTAGGTGAAACTAAATCATCTAGGAGTGATGTGATAAGTTTTACAtgtttaaaatgtaacttttcaAACACACTGTACTACAGCATGAAGAAGCATGTGCTGGTAGCACATTTTCACTACTTAATTAACTCCTATTTTGGCCTGAGAACTGAGGAGGTGGGTGAGCATCCTGGAGCTGACGACACCCTCTGTGCAGAGAAGTTGCTCACGTCTGACAGGTATTACTGTAAAAAGTGCAACGCCAATGCCAGCAGCCAGGACGCTTTAATGTATCATATTTTGACATCCGATATACACCGGGATTTGGAGAATAAGCTTAGGTCTGTCATctcagaacatattaagaagactGGCCTTTTGAAGCAGATGCATATTGCTCCCAAACCAGCTACACACGTGGCCATACCGCCGAATAGCAGTGCTCCGGGCATCCCAGCCTCATCTCCTTGCTACCACCTTGCCTTGCCGCAGAATGGCCAGAGCCAGACCGTGGTGCAGCCGGTTCAGGGTGCAGCCCCTCCGTCTACTGTGGCCGCGGGGGCTGTGGGCAGTGTCACCCACTCTCCGCCAGCTGTTGCCCAGCCTCATGTGACCCTGGTCTCCAGTCCTCTGCCAGTGGGCCAGAGCAGCCTCACTTTGCCGCGCTCGACGCCTCAGcctgtctttctttctcatggAGTCCCACTTAGTCAGGCAGCAAATCCTCCCGTGTTGCCCTTGAGTCAGCCGGTTGGACCTGTAAGTAAGTCTGTTGGAACCAGTGTCCTCCCCATAAATCAGACCATCCGCCCGGGGGTTTTGCCGCTCAGCCAGCCTGTGGGGCCCATAAGCAGGCCAGTTGGACCTGGAGTTCTTTCGGTGAATAGACCCGTTGGGTCTGGGGTCCTCCCTGTCAACCCCTCTGTCACCCCTGGAGTGCTTCAGGCAGTCTCGCCAGGGGTGATTTCTGTGAGTCGGACAGTCCCGTCAGGGGTCCTTCCTGCAGGACAGGTGACCCCTGCTGGGGTCATCCCTTCAGGACAGACAGCGACTTCTGGGGTTCTTCCTGCTGGCCAGGTGGTTCAGTCAGGGGTGCTCCCCATCGGGCAGACGGCCCCCTCGGGGGCACTGCCCACAGGGCTGACGGTCCCACTGCGGGTGCTTCCTCCTGGCCAGGTAGTCCCACCTGGGCTCCTTCCCCCCAACCAGACAGTCTCTTCAGCCGTTCTTCCTGTGAACCAGGGCATTAACTCTGGTGTTCTTCAGCTCAGTCAGCAGGTCATGTCAGGAGTTCTTCCTGTGGGCCAGCCAGTGAGGCCTGGGGTCCTGCAGCTTAATCAGTCTGTGAATACCAACATTCTGCCTGCAAATCAGACCATTAGACCCGGTGCTTCGCCAAACACCACTTTTCTGACATCAGGCTCTATTCTCAGACAGCTCATACCCACAGGGAAACAAGTGAATGGCATTCCCACGTACACACTTGCCCCGGTGTCTGTCACTCTGCCAGTGCCCCCTGGAAGCGTCGCCACTGTTGCCCCTCCCCAGATGCCCATCCAGCTCCTGCAGTCGGGCACAGCTGCCCAGATGGCCAGTTCCATGGCCGGCATGCCCTCCCCTCCCGTGGTGGTAAATGCCACTCAGAGTATGTTTGTTCAGGCCTCTTCGTCTGTGGCAGAGGCAAATCAGGTGCTCAAACAGGCCAAGCAATGGAAAACCTGTCCTGTTTGCAACGAGCTCTTCCCTTCCAATGTGTACCAGGTCCATATGGAAGTGGCGCATAAGCACAGTGAATCCAAAGCTGCTGACAAACTGGAGCCAGAGAAACTGGCGGCATGTGCGCCATTTTTAAAGTGGATGAGAGAGAAGACAGTTCGATGTCTTTCTTGTAAGTGTTTAGTTTCGGAGGAGGAGCTTATCCATCACTTACTGATGCATGGCCTGGGGTGCTTGTTCTGCCCGTGCACCTTCCACGATATCAGAGGCCTCTCAGAGCACAGTCGGACCATGCACCTGGGGAAGAAGAAGCTGCCCATGGATTACAGTAACAAAGGTTTTCAACTGGATATCGACGCCAACGGCAACCTGCTGTTTCCCCACCTTGACTTTATTACCATATTGCCTAGGGAGGAGCTGGGCGAGCGGGAGGTCTACCTGGCCATCCTGGCGGGGATACACTCCAAGTCGCTGGTGCCTGTGTACATCAAGGTGAGGCCCCAGGCTGAGGGTGCTTCTGGGAGGCCCGGCAAGCAGGTGTTGACCTGCCCCTTTTGCTTTGGCACCTTTGTGACAACGGAGGCATACGAGCTGCATCTGAAGGAGAGGCACCACATCACGCCCACAGTCCACACGATTCTGAAGTCTCCAGCTTTCAAGTGCATCCACTGCTGCGGGGTCTACACTGGCAACATGACGCTGGCAGCCATTGCCATCCACCTGCTGCGCTGCCGCAGCGCCCCCAAGGACAGCAGCCCTGACCTGCAGGGCCAGCCCAGCCTCCTGGAGAACAGCGAGCTGCTCTTAGTCAACGGCGAAGTGATCCACGATACCAGCTTCTCAGTGAAGAGAAAGCTGCCTGATGGCCACTCCGGGGTCGAAGACCAGAGGGATGGCGCGGAGCCGCCCGTCGTCATAGACGCGGACACAGACCCGGCTCCAGAAAAGGCAGTGAGTGCTGCACCTGTTAAACGGCAGCGGAGTGAGGGCAGGACGGAGGGACCGCCCGTTAGTGACGACGCTCTTCAGATTTTAGCATTAAATCCTAAAAAGTACGAAGACCGTTCTTACGAAGACAAAAAGCAGTTTCTTAGGGATTATTTCCACAAGAGACCATATCCCagtaaaaaggaaatagaattgTTATCTTCACTCTTATGGGTGTGGAAAATTGACGTGGCTTCATTTTTTGGAAAAAGAAGGTATATTTGcatgaaagcaataaaaaatcACAAACCGTCTGTACTTTTAGGCTTTGACATGTCTGaacttaaaaatgttaaacacagGTTGAACTTTGAGCATGAACCAcaaaacttgtaa